TAGAAGCCCTCTTATTTCACTATTAATAGAGTCTTTTTTCTGTTCTTCAGTCGCTCCTCGTGCTTCTCCACTTTGGAGATATAATAATTTCTCTGCTTGCATATCCATGATCCAAGTATTAAATTGATCGCGTTGTAAACGATTTTCTACCTCTTTGCGTATCTGCCAAATAGGAACTAACCCAGCATGACTATAGCTTTTATCTAGCTTGTTAAATAAATCAATAATCTCTGACTTAAACTCCTCATAAGAACCAATCACCCCACCAACAGAAACAACCGACGCAGCTATCACAACTGTATCCTTACCTATCCACCGTAACAACGCATTAGCTGCCCAAGTCCCAACAATAGTTCCCTCAAACTTAAACTCACCACTACGCAAACCCGCACCCAACACATCTAAACCGATTGGTGACTTGAGAGTATAACCAGTCCTAGAAATAGTAACAGCCCCCTGTCCCTGCAAATCCTCTAAAATATCCTTATAGTCCGCCATTTTCTGACCCTTAGCTACTATCCGCTTCGTCAGCAAACCTTTTTGCACTTCTTGTTGACTTGCTCCTAAATCCCATAAGGCAAGCAACAAGCGTGTTTGAGCATACAAAGTCTGTGAATTCTTTTGTTCAGCGTTCATATTTGGTATCCTACTTAACTAAAAGATATTATATGTATTTTATTTGTTACTTGGATAAACTTCAAACAATAAAGTTCAAACAATATTGACTATTTTGATATAAATAAGACAAAAATCAATATTTTTTTAGAGCCAATTATCATATTTTTATATTCTTACTTAACAAAAAATTACTGATGATAAAAATAATAAATCAATATTCATAATTTATACCGCAAATACCCTGAGCCAAAAAACTGAATTGCATATTTCCTCAGAGGTAAATAAGTAATCTTCGCTTATATCAGCAGCAAGATGGAAGACTAACAAAAATAGTTCATGATTACATACAAATACTAGACCCATATTTTTCTAGGTACAAAAAAACAACCAAAAGCCCAACTCTATCTTTGCATTAGTACGGAGATTAAAAAGTCGTAAATAATGGGAATAAAAAATGCAGATTATATATAAAGAGCGTAAATTCGGATTACGCGTGCAAGCAATACTGTTGTCAACATTACTCTCAGTGCTTTTATTAACAGGCTGTGGCGGTGGTTCTCGAAACGCATCAGTACCACCACCTGTTGATGATACAGCAGGAAGAAACATGAGCGATCGCTCTTTAGTTAATCAACCCGAAGCTAAAAAAGGTTTATCCACAGGTCAGACGTTTGCACTTTTAGGAGGAGCAGCGGCTCTTTACTATCTCTATAACAAACAAAAAAACGCTCAAGGAACAGGAGAGAAAGGCAAATATTACCTTTCTAAAAATGGGCGCGTATATTACCGCGACGAGCAAAACCGCGCTCACTGGGTAACTCCCCCCCCTGGTGGTATTCGTGTTCCCGAATCAGAAGCACAACGGTATCAAGATTTTCAAGGCTATAACGGACGCACCACAGGTCGGGATCTCACTCAAGTCCCAGATGCACGACAATAAGGAGACAGATCATGGTTAACGAATTTTTGCAAAAAGCGAAAGATTTTTTCGTAGGGTTGGGCGATAAACGAGAAGAAGAAGATACACGTCCACCTCGTGAAAATCCCTACAGCGACCCCGCAAACCAAGGCAACTTTGGCAATGTCCGTCCCGCTAGTGAAGACCCCTATGGCGACCCCGCCGACCAAGGCAACTTTGGCAATGTTCGCCCCGCTAGTGAAGACCCCTATGGCGACCCCGCCGACCAAGGCAATTTTGGTAATGTTCGTCCCGCTAGTGAAGACCCCTATGGCGACCCCGCTGACGAGGAAAATTAACTTTTGACATTTGGTGGCAAAGAATGTAGAGACGCTATCCAATCTTGTGGGATGGGCATCCTGCCCGTCCTGATATTATTAGCAGGCAAGACTTGTACTGAGCTTGTCGAAGTATGCCTGCACCACAAGAAATTTTGGGATATTTTTTTATTTGGAAGTCTCCAAAATCTCCAACGCCCTAGTAATATTTCCCCTCACCGACTCCGCCGAAGTCTGCAAAGCTGCTCTTTCTTGATCATTAATATTCACTTCCACAATTTTTCTAATGCCCTCATTGCCTAAGAAACAAGGAACACCAATTACCACATCATTTAAACCATATTCCCCTTGCACATAAGCCGCCATTGGTAACAACCGCGATTCATTTAATAATATTGACTGCACCATCATACAAGTTGCTGAAGCCGGCGCAAAAAATGCCCCCCCAGTTTGCATTAACTCCACAATTTCTGCTCCACTATTGCGAGTTCTAGCGACTAAATTATCAATGGTTTCTTGACTTAATAATTCTGTAATGGGAATCCCATTTACTGTGGCATAGCGAGATAAAGGAACCATTAAATCTCCATGACTTCCTAATACCATTGCTTTCACATCTGCGGGTAAAACTCCTAATTCTAAAGCCACAAAAGTTGCAAATCTAGCAGAATCTAAAACCCCAGCCATACCCATAACTCGACTTTTTGGTAAACCCGTAGTTTGCCAAGTTAAATAAGTCATCACATCCAAAGGATTTGTGACTACTATAAAAATAGCATTGGGAGAATGAGCGATAGCATTTTTAGCCGCATTTACCACAATTTTGGCATTGACTTTCAGCAAATCATCCCGACTCATACCTGGTTTGCGGGGAAAACCTGCCGTAATCACCACAATATTTGAATTAGCCGTATCTGCATAATTAATAGTCCCGCTAATTTGCCGATTATGGGACTCAATTCCCCGCGCTTCCAGCAAATCTAACGCCAAACCTTGAGGCATTCCGTCCACAATATCCAACAATACCACATCAGCCAGATTTTTCTGGGCAATGCGTTGGGCTAAAGTGCTTCCAACTCTACCCGCACCCACAATAGTCACACGAGGAGAATTATAAACAATTGGGGAAGAGGGAGAATAAGACATAATTTCTGAAGTGATTGCAATTATTCCATCATTGTAGGGTGGGTTAGTGACCACGTAACCCACCATGCTACTGACTTTTTCCCTAATATAGCGGTTTCTAAACGTATCAGGTATATCATAGCCCCCTCCTCGCTTGCGGGGAGGGGGTTGGGGGGTGGGGTTCTTGTATATTAAACAAACTCTTCTAACTGTTCTAACTTTAACCAAATATTTGGCGTTGGCACTTGTCCAAACTTGACCAAAGCATAATCACCCTTGATATCCACAATTTCCCCTTGAGTTTCAAACAAATAACTAGGAAAGCGGGAATCACTAGCTTTAGCTTCTAAACTATTTTCCAACTTCTCCCGAATAGCCCGCACCATATTTCCTTTTTTAACAGCCATAATTTCCCCTCGTTCTCAAATAAATGCTTGTAATCAGAATTTT
The window above is part of the Dolichospermum sp. DET69 genome. Proteins encoded here:
- a CDS encoding translation initiation factor — translated: MVNEFLQKAKDFFVGLGDKREEEDTRPPRENPYSDPANQGNFGNVRPASEDPYGDPADQGNFGNVRPASEDPYGDPADQGNFGNVRPASEDPYGDPADEEN
- a CDS encoding NAD(P)H-quinone oxidoreductase subunit O — translated: MAVKKGNMVRAIREKLENSLEAKASDSRFPSYLFETQGEIVDIKGDYALVKFGQVPTPNIWLKLEQLEEFV
- the mdh gene encoding malate dehydrogenase → MSYSPSSPIVYNSPRVTIVGAGRVGSTLAQRIAQKNLADVVLLDIVDGMPQGLALDLLEARGIESHNRQISGTINYADTANSNIVVITAGFPRKPGMSRDDLLKVNAKIVVNAAKNAIAHSPNAIFIVVTNPLDVMTYLTWQTTGLPKSRVMGMAGVLDSARFATFVALELGVLPADVKAMVLGSHGDLMVPLSRYATVNGIPITELLSQETIDNLVARTRNSGAEIVELMQTGGAFFAPASATCMMVQSILLNESRLLPMAAYVQGEYGLNDVVIGVPCFLGNEGIRKIVEVNINDQERAALQTSAESVRGNITRALEILETSK